A genome region from Syntrophaceae bacterium includes the following:
- the tssE gene encoding type VI secretion system baseplate subunit TssE, producing MAEERLLERIRTWKNEPRRRGRGELRRQIDSIVAHLQRILNTRQGNVPISGAYGVPDLTDFMLSYPESVTEIERSIRQAIEEYEPRLTSVRVRFMHQEEDVLCLRFQVVAQLRGESGRNVLIETIVDSDGKVSLKG from the coding sequence ATGGCTGAAGAGAGGCTTCTGGAGCGCATCCGAACCTGGAAAAACGAGCCGAGAAGGCGGGGCCGGGGAGAGCTGCGCCGGCAGATCGATTCCATCGTGGCCCACCTGCAGCGGATCCTCAACACCCGGCAGGGCAACGTGCCCATCTCCGGGGCATACGGGGTGCCGGACCTGACGGATTTCATGCTGTCCTATCCCGAATCGGTCACCGAGATCGAGAGGAGCATCCGGCAGGCCATCGAGGAGTACGAGCCGCGGCTCACCTCCGTCCGGGTGCGTTTCATGCACCAGGAGGAGGACGTCCTGTGCCTGCGGTTTCAGGTCGTGGCGCAGCTCCGGGGCGAGTCGGGCAGGAATGTCCTGATCGAGACGATCGTGGATTCGGACGGGAAGGTCAGCCTGAAGGGCTGA
- a CDS encoding response regulator, which translates to MNHSVIVIDDEQDFLDSMKRCLQMAGITDVRLDPDPLNAVEALEAGQVFDLALIDVNMPGMNGKDLLKKIRETAPHTVCLMVTGMADVKLAVECMKMGAADYIQKPFTPEEFLAILNPILAGAKPRVPEKLKILVVEDNKVERKLYENRLSDRVFDKVFAEDGEIASQKYREFKPDIVITDLMLPFKSGYNLIREIRKEDSTTALIVVSSLDSKEDVLACAKFGIEGYLVKPVNFAELNLRILDYYGRKSGERKEIADVFRRRLQD; encoded by the coding sequence ATGAATCACTCCGTGATCGTGATCGACGACGAGCAGGATTTCCTGGACAGCATGAAACGGTGCCTGCAGATGGCGGGCATCACGGACGTCCGGCTCGACCCGGATCCCCTGAACGCGGTCGAGGCCCTGGAGGCGGGGCAGGTCTTCGACCTCGCGCTCATCGACGTCAACATGCCCGGGATGAACGGAAAGGATCTCCTGAAGAAGATCCGGGAGACGGCACCGCACACGGTGTGCCTCATGGTCACGGGCATGGCCGACGTGAAACTCGCCGTCGAGTGCATGAAAATGGGCGCCGCGGATTACATCCAGAAGCCCTTCACGCCGGAGGAATTCCTGGCCATTCTCAACCCGATCCTGGCAGGCGCAAAGCCGCGGGTCCCGGAGAAGCTGAAGATCCTGGTCGTCGAGGACAACAAGGTCGAGAGGAAGCTTTACGAAAACCGGCTCTCGGACCGGGTTTTCGACAAGGTCTTCGCGGAGGACGGGGAGATCGCCTCCCAGAAATACCGGGAGTTCAAGCCGGACATCGTCATCACGGATCTCATGCTGCCCTTCAAGAGCGGCTACAACCTGATCAGGGAAATCCGCAAGGAGGACTCGACGACGGCCCTGATCGTCGTCAGCAGCCTCGATTCGAAGGAGGATGTCCTGGCCTGCGCGAAATTCGGCATCGAGGGGTACCTCGTGAAGCCCGTGAATTTCGCAGAGCTGAACCTGAGGATCCTCGACTATTACGGAAGGAAAAGCGGCGAGAGAAAGGAGATCGCCGACGTCTTCCGCCGGCGCCTGCAGGATTGA
- the pgaD gene encoding poly-beta-1,6-N-acetyl-D-glucosamine biosynthesis protein PgaD, with amino-acid sequence MEKPGQGPPHPEVFVKDEVRSPLRRFVEDFITVLCWGIYLYLLLPLFTLVLWVFGIQTIYDQIIGEKGYEELARLLQNGGITVFVIFLIVSGWTYYNYLWFLRRGERRGGQVRISSDVEIAGLLGTDSTAMGEIRKARRMEIRVDGPLYRITAKE; translated from the coding sequence ATGGAAAAGCCCGGACAGGGGCCTCCACACCCTGAAGTCTTCGTCAAGGACGAAGTGAGATCCCCGCTGCGCCGATTCGTCGAGGACTTCATCACCGTCCTCTGCTGGGGGATCTATCTGTACCTGCTGCTGCCGCTGTTCACCCTGGTGCTGTGGGTCTTCGGCATCCAGACGATCTACGACCAGATCATCGGGGAGAAGGGGTACGAGGAGCTTGCCCGGCTGCTGCAGAACGGCGGCATCACGGTGTTCGTCATCTTCCTGATCGTCTCGGGCTGGACCTACTACAACTACCTCTGGTTCCTGCGGCGCGGGGAGAGGCGCGGGGGCCAGGTCCGGATCAGCAGCGACGTGGAGATAGCGGGGCTGCTCGGGACGGACAGCACAGCCATGGGGGAGATCCGAAAGGCCCGCCGCATGGAGATCCGCGTCGACGGCCCCTTGTACCGAATCACCGCGAAGGAGTAA
- a CDS encoding HDOD domain-containing protein yields the protein MNLDSAIRNSMTRLPAFPATIHKVTGLINNPDSSLTELVEVIRLDQSITANILRMCNSAYFGLRHKVDNVHDAIMYLGRQNVVRAVMAAGMSRFFKSTPGYETEARELWEHAVGTALLAQILAERVSRHADASLFTAALLHDIGKIVLGEFVKDKYAEIKKIVAEQSRPFLEAEEKVLGMNHATLGGMIAAQWKFPEDIRVAIAYHHRPDRLQGKADRMSWVIHLADQGCLMLGIGRGADGLAYDGVDGALGRLGLTQQDYEESLARLVKEMDNAREMVGIVQAAPN from the coding sequence ATGAATCTCGACAGCGCAATCCGGAATTCCATGACCCGGCTTCCGGCCTTTCCCGCCACGATCCACAAGGTGACCGGGCTCATCAACAACCCCGATTCCTCGCTGACGGAACTCGTGGAGGTGATCCGTCTGGACCAGTCGATCACGGCCAACATCCTGCGGATGTGCAACTCGGCCTACTTCGGGCTGCGGCACAAGGTGGACAACGTGCACGACGCCATCATGTACCTCGGCAGGCAGAACGTCGTGCGGGCCGTCATGGCCGCCGGCATGTCGCGCTTCTTCAAGAGCACGCCGGGCTACGAGACCGAGGCGAGGGAGCTCTGGGAGCATGCCGTGGGGACCGCCCTGCTGGCGCAGATCCTGGCGGAAAGGGTCTCCCGGCATGCGGACGCAAGCCTCTTCACCGCGGCGCTCCTGCACGACATCGGGAAGATCGTCCTCGGCGAGTTCGTGAAGGACAAGTACGCCGAGATCAAGAAGATCGTCGCGGAGCAGTCCCGCCCGTTCCTCGAGGCTGAGGAGAAGGTGCTCGGCATGAACCACGCCACGCTGGGAGGCATGATCGCCGCGCAGTGGAAATTCCCGGAGGACATCCGTGTCGCGATCGCCTACCACCACCGGCCGGACCGCCTGCAGGGCAAGGCGGACCGTATGTCCTGGGTCATACATCTTGCCGACCAGGGCTGCCTCATGCTGGGCATCGGCCGGGGCGCCGACGGGCTGGCCTACGACGGGGTGGACGGGGCCCTGGGCCGCCTGGGGCTCACGCAGCAGGACTACGAGGAGTCCCTCGCCCGGCTGGTGAAGGAAATGGACAACGCGCGGGAGATGGTCGGGATCGTGCAGGCCGCGCCGAATTGA
- the pgaC gene encoding poly-beta-1,6 N-acetyl-D-glucosamine synthase: MTIYEIIGLFVFLYPLYMSIVWMIGGILFSLRREGRAEPRLEVWPYFTVIVPGHNEEQVIEETVLNLRDLNYPNYEVIVVNDGSTDGTRQILDRLVAEHPGWLRIIHLEPNSGKSKALNAGILVSRGEFILTIDADCLVDKDVLKWMAHHLANFPRVGAVTGNPRVRNRTSLLAKIQVGEYSNIIGLIKRTQRILGKVLTVSGVIAAYRKSAVIECGLFDSDTVTEDIDITWKLQRKFWDIRYEPRALCWILVPETLKGLWRQRVRWAQGGVEVLRKHLDIWKDRRHRRLVPVYIEYVLGILWAHTFMAMVFLWLFFVVMDGVCRYAQVPLCEPVMQVYQKFFLGWNPLYPRWYGAILGLACLMTFLTSFFIDLRYENRAFVRYYFFVIWYPVGYWILASLAAIKGVYNFTFRSKEVTVRWKSPDRGLHTLKSSSRTK, translated from the coding sequence ATGACCATATACGAGATCATCGGGCTCTTCGTCTTCCTCTACCCGCTCTACATGAGCATCGTGTGGATGATCGGGGGCATCCTCTTCAGCCTCCGCCGCGAGGGCAGGGCGGAGCCTCGGCTGGAGGTCTGGCCCTATTTCACCGTCATCGTCCCCGGCCACAACGAGGAGCAGGTCATCGAGGAGACGGTCCTGAACCTCAGGGACCTCAACTACCCCAACTACGAGGTCATCGTCGTCAACGACGGCAGCACCGACGGCACGCGGCAGATCCTCGACCGTCTCGTGGCGGAACACCCGGGGTGGCTGCGGATCATCCACCTGGAGCCCAACAGCGGCAAGTCCAAGGCCCTCAACGCGGGCATCCTCGTGAGCCGAGGCGAGTTCATCCTCACGATCGACGCGGACTGCCTCGTCGACAAGGACGTGCTCAAGTGGATGGCCCATCACCTGGCGAACTTCCCCCGCGTGGGGGCCGTGACGGGCAACCCGCGGGTGCGCAACCGCACCTCGCTGCTGGCGAAGATCCAGGTCGGCGAGTACTCCAACATCATCGGGCTCATCAAACGCACCCAGCGCATCCTCGGGAAGGTCCTCACCGTCTCCGGCGTGATCGCGGCCTACCGCAAGAGCGCCGTCATCGAGTGCGGCCTCTTCGACAGCGACACCGTCACCGAGGACATCGACATCACCTGGAAGCTGCAGCGCAAGTTCTGGGACATCCGCTACGAGCCCCGGGCCCTGTGCTGGATCCTCGTCCCCGAGACCCTCAAGGGCCTCTGGCGGCAGCGGGTGCGCTGGGCGCAGGGCGGGGTCGAGGTGCTGCGCAAGCATCTCGACATCTGGAAGGACCGCCGGCACCGCCGCCTCGTCCCGGTCTACATCGAGTACGTCCTCGGCATCCTGTGGGCGCACACCTTCATGGCCATGGTGTTCCTCTGGCTCTTTTTCGTCGTCATGGACGGCGTGTGCCGCTACGCCCAGGTGCCCCTCTGCGAGCCGGTCATGCAGGTCTACCAGAAGTTCTTCCTCGGCTGGAACCCCCTGTACCCGCGCTGGTACGGGGCCATCCTGGGGCTGGCGTGCCTGATGACGTTCCTGACGAGCTTCTTCATCGACCTGCGCTACGAGAACCGGGCCTTCGTCAGGTACTACTTCTTCGTCATCTGGTACCCCGTGGGGTACTGGATCCTGGCGTCGCTGGCGGCCATCAAGGGCGTCTACAACTTCACCTTCCGAAGCAAGGAGGTTACGGTCAGATGGAAAAGCCCGGACAGGGGCCTCCACACCCTGAAGTCTTCGTCAAGGACGAAGTGA
- the pgaB gene encoding poly-beta-1,6-N-acetyl-D-glucosamine N-deacetylase PgaB has translation MARGTGRKAKGKDRIILAVLAALLLFVSPVQAAEQFITLTYHDIPETPVEKDDISQKDFINQIEYLRSHGFAFVSPADILAASRGERPLPEKAVLITFDDAYESFYRFVFPVLRLYNIPAVLSVVTSWIDNPETSAYKSKRFMSWPQIREVADSGLVTVASHSSRLHRLLQVNPVGNIEPAPAAFLYFPEKGRYETEAEFRARIREDLAASIDTLTAKLGRRPTILTWPYGSYNEIGVEEAKKLGFEMILTLDDGYSSIRRLDRVNRYYLETHLDWLAAFKDALKRGLREDFRIRGVQVDLDLIVSKNSMEESNRNLGLLLDRLVRMGVNTVFLQGFCDVGATGNVKSLYFANSVLPVDLDFLSHAVNRIRSREMKVFVWMPALAYELPETALNEELKVREWKGDRPGVTSSWYRRLSPFDPRSLEAAKKIFSDLAARVQFDGILIQDDAYLAETEDFHPAAIEAFRRRYGVSPDPQALKADRELGAKWVAFKTEALDLHVDELVRTVRAYRPGAAVGRNLYSSVVTNPEATRWFAQDLRRYLERYDYTVIMAYAAMEGQTDRRAWYRELFRAAGGINAADRLVFKLQAYDWKRGTWLGDAALKDDLTFLLALGVRHVAYYPDNVYLNRPDADTIASILSARDEVKRKESPPAIAPEGALERLFRKLFSPNP, from the coding sequence ATGGCAAGGGGCACAGGGCGCAAGGCAAAAGGCAAAGACCGGATCATCCTGGCCGTCCTGGCGGCTCTGCTGCTGTTTGTTTCGCCCGTGCAGGCGGCGGAGCAGTTCATCACGCTGACCTACCACGACATCCCCGAGACGCCCGTCGAGAAAGACGACATCTCGCAGAAGGACTTCATCAACCAGATCGAATACCTGAGAAGCCACGGGTTTGCCTTCGTGAGCCCGGCGGACATCCTTGCGGCCTCGCGGGGCGAGAGGCCGCTGCCCGAAAAAGCCGTCCTCATCACGTTCGACGACGCCTACGAGAGCTTCTACCGGTTCGTCTTCCCGGTCCTGCGCCTCTACAACATCCCTGCGGTGCTTTCCGTCGTCACCTCGTGGATCGATAACCCCGAGACCTCGGCCTACAAGTCGAAGCGGTTCATGAGCTGGCCGCAGATCCGCGAGGTGGCGGACTCGGGCCTCGTGACGGTGGCCTCCCACAGCAGCCGCCTGCATCGATTGCTGCAGGTCAACCCCGTGGGCAACATCGAGCCCGCGCCGGCGGCGTTCCTGTATTTCCCCGAAAAGGGGCGCTACGAGACGGAGGCCGAGTTTCGCGCCCGCATCCGCGAGGACCTGGCCGCGAGCATCGACACGCTGACGGCGAAGCTGGGACGCAGGCCCACCATCCTCACCTGGCCCTATGGCAGCTACAACGAGATCGGCGTCGAGGAGGCGAAGAAGCTCGGCTTCGAGATGATCCTCACGCTCGACGACGGCTATTCCAGCATCCGCCGCCTCGACCGGGTCAACCGCTACTACCTCGAGACGCACCTCGACTGGCTTGCGGCATTCAAGGATGCGCTGAAGCGCGGCCTGCGGGAGGACTTCCGCATCCGGGGCGTCCAGGTCGACCTCGACCTCATCGTCAGCAAGAACTCCATGGAGGAGAGCAACCGCAACCTCGGGCTGTTGCTCGACCGGCTCGTCCGGATGGGCGTCAACACCGTGTTCCTCCAGGGTTTCTGTGACGTGGGCGCCACGGGCAACGTGAAGTCCCTCTACTTTGCCAACTCGGTGCTGCCCGTCGACCTGGATTTCCTGAGCCACGCCGTGAACCGCATCCGCTCGCGGGAGATGAAGGTCTTCGTGTGGATGCCGGCGCTGGCCTACGAGCTGCCCGAGACGGCGCTCAACGAGGAACTCAAGGTCCGGGAATGGAAGGGCGACAGGCCCGGGGTGACCTCGTCGTGGTACCGCAGGCTCTCGCCCTTCGACCCCCGGAGCCTGGAGGCGGCGAAGAAAATCTTCTCCGACCTGGCGGCCCGCGTGCAGTTCGACGGGATCCTGATCCAGGACGATGCCTACCTGGCCGAGACGGAGGACTTCCACCCCGCTGCAATCGAGGCCTTCCGCAGGCGCTACGGCGTATCCCCCGACCCGCAGGCCCTGAAGGCGGACAGGGAGCTCGGAGCGAAGTGGGTCGCCTTCAAGACGGAGGCCCTCGACCTCCACGTCGACGAACTCGTCAGGACCGTCCGGGCCTACCGCCCGGGCGCTGCCGTCGGCCGCAACCTCTATAGCTCCGTGGTCACGAACCCCGAAGCGACGCGGTGGTTCGCCCAGGACCTGCGGCGTTACCTCGAGAGATACGACTACACGGTCATCATGGCCTACGCCGCCATGGAGGGCCAAACGGACAGGCGCGCCTGGTACCGCGAGCTCTTCCGGGCCGCCGGGGGCATCAATGCCGCCGACCGGCTGGTCTTCAAGCTGCAGGCCTACGACTGGAAGAGGGGGACCTGGCTGGGCGACGCGGCGCTCAAGGACGACCTGACGTTCCTGCTCGCCCTGGGCGTGCGGCACGTGGCGTACTACCCCGACAACGTGTACCTCAACAGGCCCGATGCCGACACGATCGCCTCGATCCTCTCGGCCCGGGACGAGGTGAAGCGGAAGGAGTCTCCGCCGGCCATTGCGCCGGAGGGGGCCCTCGAGAGGCTGTTCAGGAAGCTGTTCAGCCCGAATCCATAA
- the tssG gene encoding type VI secretion system baseplate subunit TssG, translating into MAGQAGQSPADLTADLLGRGHEYAFVQVLRLMRLLGHDAETPGDAAGPAPGRRHLRIRPANSLGFPAADIAAVERTGGDEAGFRVTATFLGLYGPASPLPAFYTEDLLQDETSDESVTRDFLDIFNHRLFALFFRCALKYRLFFRVCEERSAEDLERLFCLLGLGEPGLRQGLADAQSLLRYIGIFTQHPRSALGLETMLRDAFPGVPVRVLPCCRRRVRIPAEQRLHLGRSGCRLGIDSVLGGEIEDRTGKIRLRVGPVDLGAFQRLLPGSRDHERIALLTRLYLQDPLERDVELVLAQGEARTTRLGGAAMSRLGLDTWVFSGERIGETSAVFPLQQGSAG; encoded by the coding sequence ATGGCCGGCCAGGCTGGGCAATCACCCGCTGATCTGACGGCGGACCTGCTGGGCAGGGGGCACGAGTACGCATTCGTCCAGGTCCTGCGCCTCATGCGGCTGCTCGGCCACGACGCGGAGACCCCCGGGGATGCGGCAGGCCCTGCTCCGGGACGGCGGCACCTGAGGATCCGCCCGGCCAATTCGCTGGGTTTCCCCGCGGCCGACATCGCCGCCGTCGAAAGGACGGGAGGCGATGAAGCCGGTTTCCGGGTCACCGCGACCTTCCTGGGGCTCTACGGGCCCGCCTCGCCGCTCCCCGCGTTCTACACGGAGGACCTCCTGCAGGATGAAACCTCCGACGAGTCGGTGACGCGGGACTTCCTGGACATCTTCAATCACCGGCTCTTTGCCCTCTTCTTCCGGTGCGCACTGAAATACCGCCTGTTCTTCCGGGTCTGCGAGGAGCGAAGCGCGGAGGACCTGGAGAGGCTCTTTTGCCTCCTGGGCCTGGGCGAGCCCGGACTGCGGCAGGGGCTCGCCGACGCGCAGTCCCTGCTGCGCTACATCGGCATTTTCACCCAGCACCCCCGCAGCGCCCTGGGGCTGGAGACCATGCTGCGCGATGCCTTCCCGGGGGTGCCGGTGCGGGTCCTCCCGTGCTGCCGGCGCCGCGTGCGCATCCCGGCCGAACAGCGGCTGCACCTCGGCCGGTCGGGGTGCCGACTCGGCATCGACAGCGTCCTCGGCGGGGAAATCGAGGACCGCACGGGCAAGATCCGCCTCCGTGTCGGCCCGGTGGACCTCGGCGCATTCCAGCGCCTCCTGCCTGGCAGCCGGGACCACGAACGGATCGCCCTGCTGACGCGCCTGTACCTGCAGGACCCCCTCGAGCGGGATGTGGAACTCGTGCTGGCGCAGGGGGAGGCCCGGACGACGCGCCTGGGCGGTGCGGCGATGTCGAGGCTGGGGCTCGACACCTGGGTGTTTTCCGGCGAGCGCATCGGGGAGACGAGCGCTGTCTTCCCGCTGCAACAGGGGTCGGCCGGATGA
- the tssF gene encoding type VI secretion system baseplate subunit TssF has protein sequence MINRYFQQEMNQLRELGASFAKAYPALAPMLSGPAADPDVERLLEGVSFQTALLRQKLDDDFPEIIQDLVRIIWPHYLRPIPSTSTVVFTPKATLRQPATIPAGTPLASLPVDGTPCLFRTCSDVEIHPLTLLEAAFEQPPGRPPQVRLLMELVGLRLSDWRPESLRFFLAGDYAEASDLYFLLMRHLKRVVLEPLEGGDAAALPPECLRDAGFSEQAALVPYPSHAFPGYRVLQEYFVSPEKFLYVGLSGWDRWRDRGGGSKFEVRFEFDALPVRPARLGRDDVALHATPVVNLFAHEADPIALDHRRPWYPVRPAGYHAGSGQVYAVDAVTGFIQGSAAERRYLPFEHFNPDVRSTPVYHTTCRRSPVGPGADVFLSVAYPPEAGVPRPETLSVELTCTNGTLPESLRVGDICVATGASPEFATFRNIKPLTPAVFPPLSTNFLWRLVSHLSLNYLSLAHPDRLRALLDLYVFPECRDRSAVLANRKRIAGIEQVEDRPSDRLVGGLPVRGREVTFRLRRDHYVSTGDLFLFGSVLDVFLGGYASVNSFTSLGIRETMKGETYRWPARLGNHPLI, from the coding sequence ATGATCAACCGGTATTTTCAACAGGAAATGAACCAGCTCAGGGAGCTCGGCGCCTCCTTCGCAAAGGCCTACCCGGCCCTGGCCCCCATGCTGAGCGGGCCGGCGGCGGATCCCGACGTGGAGCGACTGCTGGAAGGCGTCTCCTTCCAGACGGCCCTGCTGCGCCAGAAGCTCGACGACGACTTCCCCGAGATCATCCAGGACTTGGTCCGGATCATCTGGCCGCACTACCTGCGGCCGATTCCGTCCACGTCGACGGTCGTCTTCACGCCGAAGGCCACGCTCAGGCAGCCCGCGACAATCCCGGCGGGCACCCCTCTGGCCTCGCTCCCTGTCGATGGGACGCCGTGCCTGTTCCGGACCTGCAGCGACGTGGAGATCCATCCCCTGACGCTCCTGGAGGCCGCCTTCGAGCAGCCCCCGGGCCGGCCCCCGCAGGTGCGGCTGCTGATGGAACTCGTCGGGCTCCGGCTCTCCGACTGGCGCCCGGAGTCGCTCCGCTTTTTCCTGGCCGGTGACTACGCCGAGGCATCGGACCTGTACTTCCTGCTGATGCGGCACCTGAAGCGGGTCGTCCTCGAGCCGCTCGAGGGCGGCGATGCGGCCGCACTGCCCCCGGAGTGCCTGCGGGACGCAGGCTTTTCCGAACAGGCGGCCCTCGTTCCCTACCCGTCTCACGCCTTCCCGGGTTACCGTGTCCTGCAGGAGTATTTCGTCTCGCCGGAAAAGTTTCTCTACGTCGGGCTCTCCGGCTGGGACCGTTGGCGGGACAGGGGGGGCGGGTCGAAATTCGAGGTCCGCTTCGAGTTCGACGCCCTTCCCGTGCGCCCGGCACGGCTGGGCCGGGACGACGTCGCCCTCCATGCCACCCCCGTCGTCAACCTCTTCGCGCACGAGGCGGACCCCATCGCGCTGGATCACCGCCGCCCTTGGTACCCCGTGCGCCCGGCCGGTTACCACGCGGGCAGCGGCCAGGTCTATGCCGTCGACGCCGTGACGGGGTTCATCCAGGGGAGCGCCGCGGAGAGGCGCTACCTGCCCTTCGAGCATTTCAACCCCGACGTCCGCTCGACACCCGTCTATCACACGACCTGCAGGCGCTCCCCCGTCGGGCCCGGGGCCGACGTGTTTCTCTCCGTGGCCTACCCGCCCGAGGCGGGTGTGCCGCGGCCCGAGACCCTTTCCGTCGAATTGACGTGCACCAACGGCACGCTGCCCGAAAGCCTGCGCGTCGGGGACATCTGCGTCGCCACGGGGGCCTCGCCGGAGTTTGCGACCTTCCGGAACATCAAGCCCCTCACGCCGGCGGTGTTTCCGCCGCTTTCCACGAACTTCCTGTGGCGGCTCGTCTCGCACCTGTCGCTCAACTACCTTTCGCTCGCCCACCCGGACCGGCTGCGGGCCCTGCTGGACCTGTACGTCTTTCCGGAGTGCCGCGACCGGTCGGCCGTCCTGGCCAACCGCAAGCGCATCGCGGGCATCGAGCAGGTCGAGGACAGGCCGTCGGACCGCCTCGTCGGCGGGCTGCCGGTGAGGGGACGCGAGGTGACGTTCAGGCTGCGCCGCGATCACTACGTCTCGACGGGCGATCTGTTCCTCTTCGGCTCCGTCCTGGACGTCTTCCTGGGGGGCTACGCCTCCGTCAACTCGTTCACGAGCCTCGGCATCCGGGAAACGATGAAAGGAGAGACCTACCGATGGCCGGCCAGGCTGGGCAATCACCCGCTGATCTGA
- a CDS encoding chemotaxis protein CheD, whose product MPQILVKLADFTASNNPQDQLVVYGLGSTAAVMLYDRETATGGIAHFMLPDSASDPQRAREYPAMFADVAIPLLIETCTQKGARRESLTARLAGGAILMGQGISRSISEGNIAAARQILGKFAIPLTAEDTGGNHNRAVRMDISTGKTLVKRPDGGWEEMA is encoded by the coding sequence ATGCCCCAGATCCTCGTCAAGCTGGCTGATTTCACCGCGAGCAACAATCCGCAGGACCAACTCGTCGTCTACGGGCTGGGATCCACGGCGGCCGTCATGCTCTACGACCGCGAGACAGCGACCGGCGGCATCGCCCACTTCATGCTGCCCGATTCGGCGTCGGACCCCCAGCGGGCCCGGGAGTACCCGGCCATGTTCGCCGACGTGGCGATCCCGCTGCTGATCGAAACCTGCACGCAAAAGGGTGCGCGCCGGGAGTCGCTCACGGCCCGCCTGGCCGGGGGGGCGATCCTGATGGGCCAGGGGATCTCCCGCAGCATCAGCGAGGGCAATATCGCGGCGGCCCGGCAGATCCTCGGGAAGTTTGCCATCCCGCTGACGGCGGAGGACACCGGGGGCAACCACAACCGGGCCGTGCGGATGGACATCTCGACGGGGAAAACACTCGTGAAGCGGCCTGACGGCGGCTGGGAGGAGATGGCATGA